The following coding sequences lie in one Clostridiisalibacter paucivorans DSM 22131 genomic window:
- a CDS encoding CTP synthase yields the protein MSNTKYIFITGGVVSSLGKGITAASLGQLLKSRGLEVTLQKFDPYINVDPGTMSPYQHGEVFVTDDGAETDLDLGHYERFTDINLSKNSNVTTGKVYWSVLNKERRGDYLGGTVQVIPHITNEIKDRVFRVSKEKHVDVVITEIGGTVGDIESLPFLEAIRQIKYDVGRENVMYIHVTLVPYLSKAGELKTKPTQHSVKELRGIGIQPDVVVCRTEHLLSDEIKEKIGLFCNLDANNVVQNLDARNLYEVPLLLEKEGLPQMVINKLALQCKEPDLTEWNSLIDRVENLEGKVKIALVGKYVELKDAYISVAESLNHAGIDNGVDVEIEWVHSEEIDDNNCSSYLQGVDGILVPGGFGDRGIEGKICAIKYARENKIPFLGICLGMQMAVIEFARNVLGIKDAHSAEFVEDTKHPVIDLMPEQKDIEDMGGTMRLGLYPCKLYEDTKAKSAYGEDLVYERHRHRYEFNNQYREELMEKGMIISGISPDERLVEIIELKDHPWFVASQFHPEFKSRPTKSHPLFRDFIKASKDI from the coding sequence ATGTCAAACACAAAATACATCTTTATAACCGGTGGTGTAGTATCCTCATTGGGAAAGGGGATAACAGCAGCATCTTTAGGTCAGTTGTTGAAGAGTAGAGGGCTAGAGGTAACATTGCAAAAATTTGACCCCTATATAAATGTAGACCCAGGAACCATGAGTCCATATCAGCACGGAGAAGTTTTTGTAACAGACGATGGTGCAGAAACAGATTTGGATTTGGGACATTATGAGAGATTTACTGATATAAATCTAAGCAAAAACAGCAATGTAACCACAGGAAAAGTATATTGGTCGGTATTGAACAAAGAGAGAAGGGGAGATTACCTAGGTGGAACAGTCCAAGTAATACCCCATATAACCAACGAGATAAAGGACAGGGTATTTAGAGTATCCAAAGAAAAGCATGTAGATGTGGTAATCACAGAGATAGGCGGTACAGTTGGAGATATAGAGAGTTTACCATTTTTAGAGGCAATCAGACAGATAAAATATGATGTGGGCAGAGAAAATGTGATGTATATCCATGTGACATTGGTACCCTATCTGTCAAAGGCAGGAGAGCTAAAGACTAAACCTACTCAACATAGTGTAAAGGAACTTAGGGGTATAGGTATACAACCCGATGTAGTAGTATGTAGGACAGAACATCTATTGTCCGATGAAATAAAGGAAAAGATAGGTCTATTCTGTAATTTAGATGCCAATAATGTGGTACAAAATCTAGATGCCAGAAATCTATATGAAGTACCATTGTTATTAGAAAAAGAAGGATTACCACAAATGGTAATAAACAAACTAGCACTCCAATGTAAAGAGCCAGATTTGACAGAGTGGAACAGTCTAATAGATAGGGTAGAGAATTTAGAAGGCAAAGTAAAGATTGCATTGGTAGGGAAATATGTAGAATTAAAGGACGCATATATATCAGTGGCAGAATCATTAAACCATGCAGGGATAGACAATGGAGTAGATGTAGAGATAGAATGGGTCCATTCAGAAGAGATAGATGATAACAACTGTAGTTCATATCTACAGGGAGTAGATGGCATATTGGTCCCTGGAGGATTTGGAGACAGGGGTATAGAGGGAAAGATATGTGCAATAAAATATGCCAGAGAAAACAAGATACCATTCCTAGGGATATGTCTAGGTATGCAAATGGCAGTAATAGAGTTTGCTAGAAATGTACTAGGTATAAAGGATGCCCATAGTGCAGAATTTGTAGAAGATACAAAACATCCAGTAATAGACCTGATGCCAGAGCAAAAGGATATAGAAGATATGGGAGGTACCATGAGACTGGGACTATATCCATGCAAATTATACGAAGATACAAAGGCAAAATCAGCCTATGGAGAAGACTTAGTATATGAGAGACATAGACATAGATATGAATTCAACAACCAATATAGAGAAGAACTAATGGAGAAGGGCATGATAATAAGTGGGATATCTCCCGATGAAAGATTAGTGGAAATAATAGAGCTAAAGGACCATCCATGGTTTGTAGCCAGTCAATTCCACCCAGAATTCAAATCCAGACCGACAAAATCCCACCCATTATTCAGAGATTTTATAAAAGCAAGTAAGGATATATAG
- a CDS encoding S41 family peptidase: protein MSRITKKALSLIMALTIAVPLTITSASAQGKAPQGLDENLEYIGKLIKFVQVYHAGEEVTEDELIQGAMKGVFYNLDPYSKYYTEEEFEELNEDVSGNFGGIGVRIIEKDGYVTVLAPIEGTPGFKAGIKADDKIVLVDGEDIVGYTSKQAMDIMRGEPGTEIKIGILRENVSGILYFDIVREIIEINPISHEILEDNIGYIKITEFNQNTLRNIEDVLKELDKEGIEDIVIDLRNNPGGFLTQVIEMSKYFVPEGPIVHVKNADGKTDSYKSTNKDPKYNLAVLVNRGSASASEIFAGAVKDTGVGKIIGAKTFGKGSVQKMIPLTNGGGIKLTIAEYLTPNKNKVNGIGITPDIVVETRNKMDGIDPLLISKLDKSREIKEDMVGLDILAAEEILDILGYDTGKVDGVYDDSTVKAVKKFEEKMGLSKDGKLDIKSQEELLQAIYDYTHEDMQLEKAIEVLKR from the coding sequence ATGAGTAGAATTACAAAAAAGGCATTATCATTGATTATGGCATTGACCATAGCTGTGCCATTGACTATAACATCGGCATCAGCCCAAGGGAAAGCACCACAGGGATTAGATGAAAATTTGGAATATATAGGGAAATTGATAAAATTTGTTCAAGTATATCATGCAGGAGAAGAAGTGACAGAGGATGAGTTGATACAGGGAGCAATGAAGGGTGTATTTTACAATCTAGATCCATATAGCAAATATTATACAGAGGAAGAATTTGAAGAGTTAAATGAAGATGTATCAGGAAACTTTGGAGGTATAGGAGTTAGAATTATAGAAAAGGATGGATATGTAACTGTACTTGCCCCCATAGAGGGTACTCCAGGATTTAAGGCAGGGATAAAGGCTGACGACAAGATAGTGTTAGTAGATGGTGAGGATATAGTTGGATATACATCAAAACAGGCAATGGATATAATGAGGGGTGAACCTGGTACTGAGATAAAGATAGGGATATTGAGAGAAAATGTATCGGGCATACTGTATTTTGATATAGTGAGGGAAATTATAGAGATAAATCCCATATCCCATGAAATATTAGAAGACAATATAGGATATATAAAGATTACAGAGTTCAATCAAAATACCCTTAGAAACATAGAAGATGTATTGAAGGAATTGGATAAAGAAGGTATAGAAGATATAGTAATCGATCTTAGAAACAACCCTGGAGGATTCTTGACCCAAGTAATAGAAATGAGTAAATATTTTGTACCAGAAGGGCCAATAGTGCATGTAAAAAATGCCGATGGAAAGACTGATTCATATAAATCAACAAATAAAGACCCTAAATATAATCTAGCAGTATTAGTAAACAGAGGAAGTGCCAGTGCATCGGAGATATTTGCTGGAGCAGTAAAGGATACAGGAGTGGGTAAGATTATAGGTGCTAAGACATTTGGTAAGGGCAGTGTACAAAAGATGATACCACTCACCAATGGTGGGGGAATTAAATTGACCATAGCAGAATACCTCACTCCCAATAAAAATAAGGTAAATGGTATAGGTATAACTCCCGATATAGTAGTAGAAACTAGAAATAAAATGGATGGTATAGACCCATTACTCATATCTAAGCTAGATAAAAGCAGAGAAATAAAAGAAGATATGGTTGGGCTAGATATATTGGCAGCAGAAGAGATATTGGATATATTGGGATATGATACAGGCAAAGTAGATGGAGTATATGATGATTCCACAGTAAAGGCAGTAAAGAAATTCGAAGAAAAGATGGGATTGTCTAAAGATGGCAAGCTAGATATAAAATCTCAAGAAGAACTACTCCAAGCAATATATGACTACACCCACGAAGACATGCAATTAGAAAAGGCAATAGAGGTGTTGAAGAGATAG
- a CDS encoding S-layer homology domain-containing protein yields the protein MKRLIAMVISMFMVLTPVANAAELIGLSGGVYNEYEYEEVVFVTGEPIKFMGEMKVSTRDRDDEKKISYDFDLQPVDSSIEGELSRKITLEIKYDKRTDKGQEIANAELTKYREDIEIEGDEYELEDFQLSKSDVIDKRAASDFFSGNIKGRKYYRLNDEQGKVIVDITGGNVGYENFWGDTETQIMDYSITYTDADDSDMSWQGNVRAQVSDSLTKKIRYSDNQANLSSFNGGYIRTTEREIVSKYDYNLPEFNRGEPDDKDREVDDIELSRKMVPKVERLIVPKFKDLGGHWAQSYIGQLYSLDIMEEVSQFFSPDIPMTRVEFTKAVMNACNIRPSLEEENSSRRRRTSRRDEEDSPFIDITTDDENYKYVKEAYDKGIIAGENVFKFEPKKALTKAQAVTMLIRALGFDSKAPTPGYYTSFSDDSRIPNWAKDSIYVAREIGLITGDSNNKIWPDKEMTRAEASAMLVRFLKFLERDLQKDYRENIILY from the coding sequence ATGAAGAGATTAATTGCAATGGTAATATCTATGTTTATGGTATTGACCCCAGTAGCCAATGCAGCAGAGCTCATAGGTCTATCGGGGGGCGTGTACAATGAGTATGAATATGAGGAAGTAGTATTTGTCACGGGAGAGCCTATAAAATTTATGGGAGAAATGAAAGTATCTACTAGAGATCGAGATGATGAAAAGAAGATAAGCTATGACTTTGATTTACAGCCTGTGGATAGTTCCATAGAAGGGGAATTGAGTAGGAAGATTACCCTAGAGATAAAATATGACAAGAGGACAGATAAGGGACAAGAGATAGCCAATGCAGAACTTACTAAATATAGAGAAGATATAGAGATAGAAGGAGATGAATATGAATTAGAGGATTTTCAACTGTCCAAATCTGATGTAATAGATAAAAGGGCTGCCTCTGATTTCTTTTCAGGCAATATAAAGGGCAGAAAATACTATAGACTAAACGATGAACAGGGTAAAGTAATAGTAGACATAACGGGAGGAAATGTTGGCTATGAAAATTTTTGGGGAGATACAGAGACTCAAATAATGGACTATAGCATCACCTATACCGATGCCGATGACAGCGATATGTCATGGCAGGGAAATGTGAGGGCACAAGTGTCTGATAGTTTGACAAAAAAGATAAGATATAGTGATAACCAAGCCAATCTTTCCAGTTTCAATGGAGGATATATAAGGACTACAGAGAGGGAGATAGTATCTAAATATGACTATAATCTACCAGAATTCAATAGGGGAGAACCCGATGATAAAGACAGAGAGGTAGATGATATAGAACTATCTAGAAAGATGGTACCCAAGGTGGAAAGACTGATAGTACCTAAATTTAAAGATTTAGGAGGACATTGGGCACAGTCTTATATAGGACAGCTGTATTCTCTGGACATAATGGAAGAAGTATCTCAATTTTTCTCTCCAGATATACCTATGACTAGGGTGGAGTTTACTAAAGCAGTGATGAATGCCTGTAATATAAGGCCTTCATTAGAGGAAGAAAACTCATCAAGGAGGAGAAGGACATCGAGAAGGGATGAAGAGGATTCACCATTTATAGATATAACAACCGATGATGAAAATTATAAATATGTAAAAGAGGCATATGACAAGGGTATAATAGCAGGGGAAAATGTGTTTAAATTTGAGCCTAAAAAGGCATTAACTAAGGCACAAGCTGTAACTATGCTCATAAGGGCATTGGGATTTGACAGTAAAGCCCCAACGCCAGGATATTATACATCATTTTCAGATGATAGTAGGATACCCAATTGGGCCAAGGATAGTATATATGTAGCCAGAGAAATAGGGCTAATAACAGGAGATAGCAACAATAAAATATGGCCAGACAAGGAAATGACCAGAGCAGAGGCATCAGCAATGCTAGTAAGATTCCTAAAATTCCTAGAAAGAGATTTGCAGAAAGACTATAGAGAGAATATAATTTTATATTAG
- a CDS encoding AbgT family transporter yields MFNSKGRQQNNKGILKNIERIGNALPHPAMIFVILSVAIIIISGIVAAKGINVTYYDAKAGEKITVHAVSLLNFDGLRYIFNSATENFTGFAPLGTVLVAMLGVGVAEWTGLISVSLKKLLTGVHPRLLTAIVVFAGIMSNIASDAGYVVVIPLGAIVFAGAGRHPIAGLAAAFAGVSAGFSANLIIGTLDPLLAGITNEALRSSGMGYEINATANIYFMIASTFLLVFLGTFVTEKIVEKNLGTYTGDYVPNQDKITETENKGLRNAGIALLIFIIIVALFMIPENGVFRTLDEDTGKMTLNHFLNNGLIPLILLLFLVPGYAYGKTVGKIKSSNDLVAGMTEAMQSMGGYLVLAFFAAQFVNYFGYTKLGTIISVKGADVLKSVGYTGLPLIFGFIIISAFLNLFMGSASAKWAIMAPVFVPMMMRLGLSPELTQAAYRIGDSTTNIITPLMNYFAMIVVFAKRYDKNSGIGTLISTMLPYSVVFLLGWILLMTIWYFFGLPLGPGAYINI; encoded by the coding sequence ATGTTTAACAGCAAAGGAAGACAGCAGAATAATAAAGGTATACTTAAAAACATTGAGAGAATAGGGAATGCATTACCCCATCCCGCAATGATTTTTGTTATATTGAGTGTTGCTATAATTATTATTTCAGGCATTGTTGCGGCAAAAGGAATCAATGTTACCTATTATGATGCAAAGGCAGGAGAAAAAATAACAGTTCATGCAGTTTCTCTGCTTAATTTTGATGGATTGCGCTATATATTCAATAGTGCAACAGAGAATTTTACAGGATTTGCACCATTGGGTACAGTATTGGTGGCAATGTTAGGTGTGGGAGTTGCAGAGTGGACAGGGTTAATCAGTGTGTCATTGAAAAAACTATTAACTGGTGTACATCCTAGACTTCTGACAGCCATAGTAGTTTTTGCTGGTATCATGTCCAATATTGCATCGGATGCAGGATATGTGGTAGTAATTCCATTGGGTGCCATAGTGTTTGCAGGGGCAGGGAGACATCCCATTGCAGGTCTGGCAGCGGCATTTGCAGGTGTATCGGCAGGATTTTCTGCCAATCTTATAATTGGAACATTGGACCCGCTATTGGCAGGGATTACAAATGAGGCACTTAGGAGCTCAGGAATGGGTTACGAGATCAATGCAACTGCCAATATCTATTTCATGATAGCATCTACATTCCTATTGGTCTTTTTAGGTACCTTTGTAACAGAAAAGATAGTAGAAAAAAATCTTGGAACATATACAGGGGATTACGTACCAAATCAAGATAAAATAACGGAAACAGAGAATAAAGGGTTGAGAAATGCAGGGATCGCACTTCTAATTTTTATAATTATTGTTGCATTATTCATGATTCCTGAAAATGGAGTATTTAGAACCCTAGATGAAGATACGGGTAAAATGACATTGAATCATTTCTTAAACAATGGTTTAATTCCCCTTATACTGTTACTGTTCTTAGTGCCTGGTTATGCATATGGTAAAACTGTGGGCAAGATAAAGAGCAGTAATGATTTGGTTGCAGGTATGACTGAGGCCATGCAGAGTATGGGAGGATATCTAGTATTGGCATTTTTTGCGGCACAGTTTGTAAACTATTTTGGATACACCAAATTAGGAACTATAATATCGGTAAAGGGAGCAGATGTCCTAAAGAGCGTAGGATATACAGGATTGCCCCTAATATTTGGGTTTATAATTATTTCAGCCTTTCTAAACTTGTTCATGGGTTCAGCATCGGCTAAATGGGCCATAATGGCGCCAGTTTTTGTACCTATGATGATGAGATTGGGACTTAGCCCAGAATTAACCCAAGCGGCATATAGGATTGGAGATTCTACCACCAATATCATAACTCCCCTTATGAACTATTTTGCGATGATAGTAGTTTTTGCAAAGAGATATGATAAAAATAGTGGAATTGGAACCTTGATATCCACAATGCTACCATATTCAGTGGTATTTTTATTGGGATGGATATTGTTAATGACTATCTGGTATTTCTTTGGTTTGCCATTGGGACCAGGGGCATATATTAATATATAG
- a CDS encoding S-layer homology domain-containing protein produces the protein MKRVLSIVLALAMVLGSFSMAFAAAPNTDLVKNIEDKDIKAAVERLSAFSIVSGMGDGEYHPELDVTREQFATLMVKALGLDNAANAAAGSSSFTDVPVGKWSTGYINVAAGQNIIKGTPSGKFLPTKNVTYAEAVTMLVRALGYKDDLIAGNWPDKFFAKAAEKGITKGVKFSTTGSADRGSVALMIDNTLDAEIIKQDTFGENAEYKEEDTTLLKEKLDISKYENVRIVADKLVDDGLEEDEMTVKFLEDVDAYEDSVSTSYRENEVKDFDFEDFVNPRRFIGEEVTLYMDDNDNVIYLEEEKDDKAYFDYVDGVTGKDGEITELGLVRHDDDYKFDEDAVVYVFDSSDNQYDEITVDKRDGIDTDIDDVVGKVGKFVVKNNKIVYAEVMGSDEAYPWMLVLDNNKGLLEGINETDENFDLDLGEDGNYDGVFAFDTLGNKVDVDDIDEGNIIYVQKQDYDGDDYAVVMVVDDNVVEGELGRVKDDRVKIGSKEIKTTRFDNDGREYQSYYSIDGLEDIKQWNVDSNWEDDMEDADDEDVVAYLDVAGRIAFLTTEADATSGFKYGIVTRTYSDNDKIRIFTLTEESDGDEILYEVEEYKNLEEPLELDEFGNDKDATKRISAIKAGEVVKFKLNNNGEIAEDEFYVADKDNSWKMREDRDFGEDSILATSKDGAENESFSIDNKAAIIDGEGLDMDTLDFDSDDFGVANWDDMAEDNYDSELEFFVFTKRSNNIDIDALVFVGKGASSSTDEEAIYVVDKWSKGGDDYVEYVSYETGKVEEAEVDKVSDGKLEKERPYIAEIKSDGTLKLYNKDKGDFDYKTGVITDKDGQIITVDGKDYRMNSKTVAYEEDTKKSNSNFRKDDAVYFVVEDGVNVRVIERLVDDEAEDVKEGTTGGSGSFEDVDIDFEVQSRADYVTFTVSERVYFADDVTNTFSIEPFGIKAIEGPTKGDSAARSFTVRFEEKIQKDDIITIEKDALYKEVDGEEVSNDKALEFEVK, from the coding sequence ATGAAGAGAGTATTATCAATAGTACTTGCCCTTGCTATGGTACTAGGAAGCTTTTCAATGGCTTTCGCAGCAGCTCCAAATACTGATCTTGTGAAGAATATCGAAGATAAAGATATTAAAGCTGCAGTAGAAAGACTATCTGCTTTCAGTATAGTAAGTGGTATGGGGGATGGAGAATACCATCCAGAATTAGATGTAACTAGAGAACAATTTGCAACATTAATGGTAAAGGCATTGGGATTGGACAATGCTGCAAATGCAGCTGCAGGTTCAAGTAGTTTTACAGATGTACCGGTAGGAAAATGGTCAACAGGATACATTAATGTAGCTGCTGGACAAAACATAATTAAAGGAACTCCAAGTGGTAAATTCTTACCTACTAAAAATGTAACTTATGCAGAAGCAGTTACTATGTTAGTAAGAGCCCTTGGATACAAAGACGATCTTATAGCAGGAAACTGGCCAGATAAATTCTTTGCTAAAGCAGCAGAGAAAGGTATAACTAAAGGCGTTAAATTTTCAACAACAGGATCTGCTGATAGAGGGTCTGTAGCATTAATGATAGACAATACATTAGATGCTGAAATAATTAAGCAAGATACTTTTGGTGAAAATGCTGAATACAAAGAGGAAGATACGACATTATTAAAAGAAAAATTAGACATAAGCAAATATGAAAATGTTAGAATAGTAGCAGATAAATTAGTAGATGATGGATTAGAAGAAGATGAAATGACTGTTAAATTCTTAGAAGATGTTGACGCATACGAGGATTCTGTAAGCACATCTTATAGAGAAAATGAAGTTAAAGACTTTGATTTTGAGGATTTTGTAAATCCAAGAAGATTTATAGGTGAAGAAGTAACACTATACATGGATGATAATGATAATGTTATTTATCTTGAAGAAGAAAAAGATGATAAAGCATATTTTGATTATGTAGACGGTGTTACTGGAAAAGATGGAGAAATAACAGAATTAGGCTTAGTTAGACATGATGATGACTACAAATTTGATGAAGATGCAGTGGTATATGTATTCGATTCAAGTGATAATCAGTATGATGAAATAACTGTAGATAAAAGAGATGGAATTGATACTGATATAGATGATGTAGTAGGAAAAGTTGGTAAATTTGTTGTTAAGAATAATAAGATAGTTTATGCTGAAGTAATGGGTTCTGACGAGGCATATCCATGGATGCTAGTTCTTGATAATAATAAAGGCTTGCTAGAAGGTATTAACGAAACAGATGAAAACTTTGACTTGGACTTAGGGGAAGATGGAAATTATGATGGTGTATTTGCTTTTGATACATTAGGAAATAAAGTTGATGTAGATGACATAGATGAAGGAAATATAATCTATGTACAAAAGCAAGACTATGATGGCGATGATTATGCGGTAGTAATGGTAGTTGATGATAATGTAGTAGAAGGCGAATTAGGAAGAGTAAAAGATGATAGAGTGAAGATAGGAAGCAAAGAAATTAAAACTACAAGATTTGATAATGATGGTAGAGAATATCAATCTTATTATAGCATTGACGGTCTTGAAGATATTAAACAATGGAATGTAGATAGTAACTGGGAAGATGATATGGAAGATGCTGATGATGAAGATGTAGTAGCATATTTAGACGTAGCAGGAAGAATTGCTTTCTTAACTACAGAGGCAGACGCTACATCTGGATTTAAATATGGTATAGTTACTAGAACATATTCAGATAATGATAAGATTAGAATCTTTACATTGACTGAAGAGTCAGATGGAGATGAAATCTTATATGAAGTAGAAGAATATAAGAACTTAGAAGAACCTTTAGAATTAGATGAGTTTGGTAATGATAAAGATGCTACAAAGAGAATATCCGCTATTAAAGCAGGTGAGGTTGTTAAATTTAAACTTAACAATAATGGTGAAATAGCAGAAGATGAGTTTTATGTAGCAGACAAAGATAATTCTTGGAAAATGAGAGAGGATAGAGATTTTGGCGAAGATAGTATTTTAGCTACATCAAAAGATGGTGCTGAAAATGAAAGCTTCTCAATAGATAATAAAGCAGCTATTATCGATGGAGAAGGATTAGATATGGATACATTGGATTTTGATTCAGATGATTTCGGAGTAGCTAATTGGGATGATATGGCTGAAGACAATTATGATTCTGAACTTGAATTCTTTGTATTTACAAAGCGAAGTAATAATATTGACATAGACGCTCTTGTATTCGTTGGAAAAGGAGCTTCATCTTCTACAGATGAAGAAGCTATCTACGTTGTAGATAAGTGGAGCAAAGGTGGAGATGACTATGTTGAATATGTATCATACGAAACTGGCAAGGTAGAAGAAGCGGAAGTAGATAAAGTATCTGATGGTAAGTTAGAAAAAGAAAGACCATACATTGCTGAAATCAAGAGCGATGGAACGTTGAAGCTTTATAACAAAGATAAAGGTGACTTTGATTATAAAACTGGAGTTATTACTGATAAAGACGGACAGATTATTACTGTAGATGGAAAAGACTATAGAATGAACAGTAAGACTGTAGCATACGAAGAAGATACTAAGAAGTCAAACTCTAACTTTAGAAAAGATGATGCAGTATACTTCGTAGTAGAAGATGGTGTAAATGTTAGAGTTATAGAAAGACTTGTTGATGATGAAGCAGAAGATGTAAAAGAAGGAACAACAGGCGGAAGTGGTTCATTTGAGGATGTTGATATAGACTTTGAAGTACAAAGTCGTGCTGACTATGTTACATTTACAGTAAGTGAAAGAGTTTACTTCGCAGATGATGTAACAAATACATTTAGTATAGAGCCTTTTGGAATAAAAGCAATAGAAGGACCTACTAAGGGAGATTCAGCAGCTAGAAGCTTTACTGTTAGATTTGAAGAAAAAATTCAAAAAGACGACATAATAACAATTGAAAAAGATGCTTTATATAAAGAAGTAGATGGAGAAGAAGTATCTAACGATAAAGCATTAGAATTTGAAGTTAAATAA